In Miscanthus floridulus cultivar M001 chromosome 8, ASM1932011v1, whole genome shotgun sequence, the sequence ttttcaagatctataacttttgtattggtaatttctccatccgagatcatttgaaaaattcaaattttattgtGCAGTTCCTATTTTAAAGGCGGTATATATAGACAATTTCTAGAGGCGTCTATAAATAGAACCCCCTCTAGAAATCAGTTTTTAGAGACGACTAAAAATAGAGCTACATCTAAAAATAAGGGCATTTGTAGAGACGTCTCATACACATGGCATCTGCCTCTACAAATGTATTTTTAGAAGGGACTCGATTTGGAGGCCACCATAAAGGCGGCTAGAAATTGAGCCGTGTCTACAGGAAAATCCTACGGTTGCTTAAAATCAATTTTGTAGTAATGAGAAAAATATCATAAGTCTCATGATTTTTCACGCAAACTACACTTTTAGGGTGTAGGAAATCAAATTATACCTGACCAAATCtcagccgcctctagaaatcgTTCTCAAACATTTAAATCGTGAAAATAAAATAACAAAAAAGTCAGTAATCATGTGATTTTCGCACAAAAAACACATTTATATAACCTCATGCCTCGCTACTGCTTTCTTACCTCACGGTCTGCAGCTCGCTCCAACGATGACAATGTGACATGCACGGCAAGAAAGCGGACGCTAGCGCTCTACATGTAGCACTAGCACACATGATCCGCGGTCGCTCGCGCGCTGCCACTGCCCTGCAGCTGTTATCCATTGGCCATGGCGATACTAGCGCCCTAGCCTCGATGACCTGCTGATCGCGGCAGCCACGCACGGCGAGCCGGCGACCGTCCCGTGCCGCCGCGCCACGTAGAGCCGCGGTCCAAAGCGCAAGCGCAGCGATCCGATCACTCTGGAAGCCAAAGCCAACAGAACAGAAACAGCTGTCGGGCACGTGCGGGCGACGGCAACCAGACGAGACCCACGCCCGGGCCCCACCGCGCCCCCCGCCCCAACCCTACCGCCGAACCACCGCTCGCCGTCCGTCCACTCCACTCGATGTCTCGATCCCATCGCCCGGCCCCCTCGCGCCCGCGCTTTTTTCCTCGGTGGCGGGCGCCTTTCCCCCGAGCCTTTTTCCTCCACGTCCGCGCGAAAGCACGCTCACATGACCCCCCGCCGAgcgccgcgccacgccacgccGCGACGAGACGCGATGGCAGGCAGCCTCGGCCTATTTATTCCCACGGGGCTGAGGCTTGCCCTCTCCGCGTGCGCCCGCCACGTAGGAACAGCTCGCTTGGCTAGCAGGCAAGGCGCTGGTGCGGCTGCCTCTGCCTGAGCGTCATGGAGGAGAGGCGGAGGACCCGCGCCCGCGGGagcgacagcggcggcggcgggaggcgtCCGTCGACGCGCGCGGCCGGCGCGGCGCTGCGCCGGAAGGTGCGGGAGCTGCGCCGCCTGGTGCCCGGCGTGGAGGAGGCGCCCGCGGGGGCACTGCTCGTCCGCACCGCCGACTACATCGTGCGGCTCCGGGCCAGGGTCGAGCTCCTCCGGGCACTCGCGGCCGTCTACGGCGCAGCGCCGGCGCCGCTGGAACTCGCCGACGACGGTGCGGACGCTGCTAGCGCCGACGCTGATGCGTGCGCTGCATGAGTTCATCAACCATTATGCAATTGCATGGATCTTTTAGTTAATTTCAAAAAAGGATGCAGCTACCTAGCATGCAGCCCAGCTCGTCCGATGCACGTATCGATCGACGAACACTGTGGTACGTGTGTGCGCAGCAGTTAACTTCAATTCAGTTGGTGAAATGCATGTGAAATTCAGAAATTGCAGGAGGCCGGGGTCGATGTTGTCTACAATTTTGGATTCATTATTATTTCTCTCTTCTTTTATGAATGAAGGTATACATCTTAGTGTTTAACTAGTAGGTTATCGTATATGTTCCCGATGCATGGTTCTATATTTGTATTATTTATAATTTCCGGGATCTCGATCTCGGTTGCAAGAAAAGCTCGGATCGATGTTCCATACACGACGCCCCTACGCAGAGAAACAAAatgtttctctttttcttttaggaaaaaaaaaacagaaacaaGAATTGCAGTTCATGGTGGTGTATATATTCATGTAACAAAAACATTTTCCTTTCTACTACCTGACAGTGATATTGTTTAATTTTCTAAGACTTAATATTTTTGTTTTCACATGGATTTaagacttggtttgtagtaaAAACTCAAACCTTTAGCAGCTACCGAGAGCCGTAACAGGGAATGACACGTTGTGCTACCTTTTCTATTGGTATTATTAGGTAGTACCATACGGCTGTATTATTGAGTAGAGCCGCCAGTACTGTCCAACATGCATGGTGAGATGTGAGCTGGATCGATGTTGCCTGCACATACGTACACGTTCAAAGCAATAGGTCCATATACACCACGTATATATAGACGGATTACCATTTTGTGCCGACTATACTAGATATTCAAGCCTAGTTTCACGCACGATTTATTCCATGCATTCATGTTTCGATCCAGCAAAATGTGTACAACCAAGACTACATTGGATGTAATAGCAATTCTACCGCATTCTCATTTTCCTTTCACTTAAAAGTTTTTTTTAACTGTCACCTTGTGGAAAGGATCACCACCTGAATTGTATTGGAATACCATGGCATAACCATATCAACAACCTTGTTTGTtgggaaaacaaaacaaaatcctTTCGTCCGGTTAGTTTTGGAAAACCGGACTAAAACCATTACCTAGCTAAACTAGGATCAGCACCCTCGTCACAAAGCGTGAGAAAGTGGCATATCCACGAGTAAGAAAAAACCACGAGCAAGAAAAAAAATAACAACACATTCTAGCACAAGGGCGAAATGTGGCacaaccacaaaaccacataaaactgtctccaacaaccgtgacccaaaatacaagacccattcgtcctttgggtagcgctacaggcaaagggttcaatacctattttttgtcttctccgataacaagacccaaaagacaaccctttctgtaaatgggtctccaggagagaggatactcatatttgggttatGCTTTTCCTAGCACCCAAAATGGGTCTTccatatagatactctgttggaggctatatGTATTGTGTTAgagacccattttgggtttggatTCCGCAATGGGTCTCATGTTGAAGACAGTCTAAAAGAGACTACAATACCATGGCATAGGAGCTACATCGACGATACCTCCAAGGAAGTGGATAATGCTAGAATGTAATCATCGTTAGTGCCTGAGTCTTGTGCCGATGAGAACTACAATGACCGGGCCGACCAAGGAGAGAAGCAGCAAGAGGCTCTTCAACGACGCCTTCAAGGAGATTCCTCATCGCTGGCCCAGCCTAGGACTGAGAAAAGCTTTCGCCCAGAACCCTCGCAAGAGCTCCCAACAAGACGAGGACAGCAATTGCCATAGTCGTCTCGTCTTATCTCCAAAGCTGACGCCTCGATGCTGCCACCACGCCGTCACCGTCACCGCGGACACAGGCATGGTCGACATCGTCACTCTACCCAAACAGCGATCTGCCTTCCTCGTCAAGAGATACAGTAGGCCCTCACCGGACGAAAGACGGCCAGAGAGAGCGGCATAGGGACAGGGCGCTCACGGGCACGCAGCCCCACAGTCGACATGCCTGCAGGCAAACTACGCGCGCCACGCATGCACGAGTAGAAGAACACCCATGGGCACGAAGCCCCTCCGCCAACATGCCCGCAGCCAAACTGCAGCGCCCAAAGCTCCTGCACACGCACAAGTAGAAGGAACACCGCACCATAGAGCATCTTCACCATATCAGGCGAAGGGGGCATCGAATTGAGGCTCGCCGAGCCAGACGAGGACGTATGCCAAGGGGCGCCCACGTCCACGTGCATCGGCCAGCCGAGCAGCAAAGGGGGGGGGGCCTCCGAGCCCCCGACGGCATGCCACCACCATTGCCACCCGAGGTCTAGTGCCTGGGAAGCCGATGGTGATGCTGCCGCTGACCTTGATGGTGGTCTTGTCCCTGCCAAGCTGGTCCGAGTAGACGTGGTCGTCGGGTCATGCGCGCCCACGTGGACGAGCGCTCGGAGGCTGAAGCGGAGGGGCTGACGCTTGGCAGCGAGACCGATGGGCCCCATACCGACGACGAGAATGAAAACGCCACCccactgaaagccctagtttggttttggataattaatgaaacctaggactaacctttgatctaagtgtgtaaaTTAGAAAagatggtccaatccaagtgattgagcaagatgaggtccatggtgatggaggtggacatgaaatgaagatgatcatgctcaacttggaaaagaagaaagaggaaaacaaaaaccgagaagatcaagataaaggtatatgataggtttttattttgcacttaagacaccatagagggtgtgagtgacttaggattgatagccgtactataaagagggagaTTTTTGGCTAAACAGGTTTATTCGAGTGCCATTAGGTTACATGACACTTGCATAtgaatttaggaacctagtgtgctaactttgacccttgtaaaatattttgaaaaatgctaacacacgtgcacacaagttctacactttgtggttagcaacttggaagcaagggtgaagcggttgaggagttagaaaaagaaaaagagatgactgttctcgaccggacgctagccataGGTTGACCGGACTCACCTCGGCGCGTCCAGTTCAGTTCTAGTCGGTGGTGCGAAGCGAAGGTTTGGTACTGAATGCTGGCTCGGCTGTGATCCGCGCGTCTGGTCACCTTTTACTATAGTGGCACGACGCGCGCGACCGGACACTGCAGGGGTTGCGTTAGGTCGGTCCTGACTGTTCGCTGACACCAGCACGTGGAAGAGCGCCGTGAGGATCAGACGCACCGGCGCGTTCGGTCACCCttgacctgacgcgtccggtcgtcatttttgtgctctaggagctctctattgTTGACCTGACTCTGGCTAGCTCAGAGTCTGGTCAGACATAGAGGCACGTTCGGTCAGCGGCGAACACGCGCGCGGTTTGGCTCCTGACGGTCGGATTTGAAACGCGTGACGTGGCGAGCGCTGAGTGGCTTGcggaagcgaccggacgctggtgctgcgtccggtcgatgcgtCCGGTGCCCTTCGACAGCCCAACGACTCTTTGAGCCTTAGGACTTTATAAATAGGTGGTGATCGGTTTGGGGCTCACTCTTTTGGCACTTTGACAtgcttgacatccttgtgagcctaagcaaacacctcccacccatctccatcattgatttatcatcatagtgagattgtgagtgattccaagtgcatttgcttgagtgattgcatctagtggcatttgAGGATCGTTGTagctgtggatttcttgtttttcttggtggttaccgccacctagatggcttggagcagtggaggagcttcgacacaagttggtgattgttcatgtcggctccggtgattgtgaggggtcttgtgtctTTCCCGACGGAGAGCCGAAagttaactctagtggattgctcgtgtcattgagttacctcacttgtgggtaggttcttgcggtgttcaattatatggacgaggttcgtgcaacacctcttagccgccgaaccaccaagtgttggtcgacacaacggggactagcgtgccggcaagcacgtgaacctcgggagaaaagtCTTGTGTCTCTTGCCATTGGCATTCTCCAGGTGATTGTATTGGtgatcatattgtgattggttcatccctctacacggcgaTATAAACGCCCCTCTCACTCCTTTACTTACTTGCAAAGTAGTTgcaacaagctctttagtgtacctagttttgagagcttgtttgcttgctagtttagtatcatctagtagagctctttagtgtagacttgttgagagctcttagtgagtagtgacatagccattgtttgtgcctagtgatcatagcaactagaattattgataggtggcttgcaacccttgtagagctagagcaaaattgtatttcGCCATTTAGTGTTCTAACctcttgctctagtgtatttgtagaaaatttttataggctattcaccccccctctagccatttaggacctttcaccgacgACGGGCCCTCGTTGGAAGCGTCCTGGGAGGATGATGGGGACGCTGGCCGACAGCCACCATGCTGCGCCGGCCTGAGCACAGAGGGGCATAGATCTAGGCGTGCGGAGCGTAGATCTGTGCCCCCCACAAGCGAACCCGTCGTGCTGCCACCCCTattttgccgccggccatggatccATGAACAACAAAGAGAGGAGAAAGAGACGGGAAAGGAAGAGAAGATGAGCGGTGGGGATGTGCGAGCAGCCACCTTTTTGAGCGCTGCTGTGGGCTACCGCACGTCGGACGTTGACAGCGGACGGAGTAGAGCACGACGGGGCCTCTGGTTAGCGACGGCGGGAACACCTCCCGTCGAGGAACACAAAGGGGTCGCCCTAGGAGAAACGCGGTGAGGTACTGGACCGGTTGGCTCCTTGCCCTTCAGCCCGAGGACCCAACCCCCTTAAAAGTGAGAAAATGGAATTGCAGACTGCAAAACAGATTGACAAAAGCATATCCCCTTTATATATATGGCACCTATATGTGAATGAATAAGAAAATCTCATTTCTCCTCTCTGCTCATATCTCTATCGGGAAATGCTCTACTTAGGGCGTCCGGGCGTATAAACACTCCCATTGTCATGGGCCGCGACGGATCGAATGGCCCACCGCGTCTTGCCCTCAACAATCCACTCCacaattttataaaaaaaatccgCTCGTCCAGACGCGACCTCCACTCCAGAGACGTGACCTCCACTTGCCCGCGCCACCGCAGATTTCGACGTGGTCCACGGCGACCGCTACGGCACGCCCAGCCACCTCCTTCCTCTCCACCAGACCTCCCTTCGCCGTTGCTCCTGCTCCGCCGCCCGCCCCGCCTGACGGTGCGGGCACCGCCACGCCCACACGTGGGGACTGCTTCGTTGGTCGCAAGCTAGCCACCCGAGGCTGCCACGCGCGTGCTCGCACCTTATGACGCTGACAGGTGTCGCCGGCACAAGGAGAAGCGCCGAGCCTTGGCACGAAAGCCCTCTGACTTCGCCTCGTGCTACGGCTGTGGCACCCCGATGCAGATGGCGGAGGAGGCCGCACCGGGATAcgttgcatgttgcaagcatgCATTTTAAATGTTTgtgatgttttagaggtatgttgtaagtgtttcatacggatgttgcaaaagtagatcaggatgttgcatatgtttgagtggttgtacacgtatgttgcaaacatctatccctaatgtttcatctattttttagatgtatgttgcaagagggtttatctggatgttttatatgttttcacacatagtTGCAAGTatatatctgaatgttgcatatatttgtaatggtttttaagtgtttttaggtgtttttcaAGTGTTCAATTTAGCGTATGTACAGGTTGCATAAATATTTCAAAATATATATCAGGGTGTTGCACATGGAGTGTACGTGGAAAGCGGGAGGAGAGACGAGCGGTCCCCACACGAGTGCGCGGCTCAGCCGACTTCTGAGCGGCGCAGGTACCACGTGGGCGCGTGAAACGCAGGTGCAAGCGGAGACGTACTGGCACGGGCATGGAGTGCAGACGCTCGTGAAATGAATCGCACGGGCGTGGGCGCGCCAGCAGTTCCGATCTCCATCTCCTCTCAGCCCACGGTGCGGCAGACACACTCGCCCTCTCTTCTCAATTCTCTACATCTTGGCGCGCGTGTGAAGCGGTATGCACGCTCGCCCGGTGGCTTGGCGGTGCGGCAGTCCCACACGTACGCTCGCTCGCCTGGGGCGATGGCGCGGCTGAGCCGCGTGCTTGCCCACACGGCACGGCGGTGTCTGACTGGTGCGCTTGCGGCGACCGGCACAATAATGCGGCCAGCCTTCGTGTTCGCCTGAGGGCAGTGCCAACCCATGGTTTCCATGGACAGTTTCCAAGAAAAAGAGAGTGCAATTAATTACCCTTAGAACAAAGCAGCCAGGCACTGGCCTACAACAAGCATATGAACAAACAAAATAATCAATCGCAGATGTAAGTGTTATGAAAATAAAATGTAGCTATCTTACCAATCTTTCATCTTCTTTACGTGTCCAATTCAATCGAACTTCAGATCTATTAGGTTGGGGACTCTCATCGCCATCGATGTCAATTGGTTCTTTATCCGCTGAACCAACAACACTAGTATGCATTGAAGCATTTACAGTTGGTGACACTGCATGTTGACTATTTGTAGCACCAACAAAATGGGAGTTTTCTTGCACTTGactaaaacatggattgttcaaAAATGAATTGTGCTGCAGAAAGTTCGTGAACCCACCAGGAGGATACAAGCTGGTGAAGGCAAAAGATAATTTAAGTGAATACCACATCTACTGACTATTGCTGTACCACATCTACCATATGTACTGATTAttgctttttctaaaaaaaatatacCGTGGATTGCAAAGAAGG encodes:
- the LOC136473361 gene encoding uncharacterized protein, coding for MEERRRTRARGSDSGGGGRRPSTRAAGAALRRKVRELRRLVPGVEEAPAGALLVRTADYIVRLRARVELLRALAAVYGAAPAPLELADDGADAASADADACAA